One window of the Spirochaetia bacterium 38H-sp genome contains the following:
- the pepT gene encoding peptidase T, which translates to MSDFIDNIIEKEKESLRSNILRRFLSYASIGSQCDRHNPVVPSSKGQWELLKLLDAECNRLGLVSELDENGYLYVFLPASSGCEDVRTVAFFSHVDTAEDAPGEIVNPIVHDNYDGGPVRLKNGTILPEESPELLLYKGDTIVTSDGTSLLGADDKAGLAAIVSALDFLLSHPEIKHGPVLFVATPDEESGRGTSGLDYNRIKGCACYTMDAGLEGELETDCFNAVKAELIFKGVPVHPGTARGLLVNAVSMAALFVSMLPRSESPEATDEDYGFYLPLAINGSVSEARLELFLRDFDFSEIERRQDAVLAYAKAVEASFPGGSVQVAFTTQYRNMGEFSDRDRQVIDYAVIAVNKSCGKVLRKKIRGGTDGARIAEELKMPVPNIFTGAMLMHSVHEWVALSAMQKAVETIIRLTNIWTKSDNSGII; encoded by the coding sequence ATGAGTGATTTTATTGATAATATAATAGAAAAAGAAAAAGAGTCTCTAAGAAGCAATATTCTCAGGCGTTTTTTATCTTATGCAAGTATAGGTTCTCAGTGTGATAGACATAATCCTGTTGTTCCCAGCTCCAAAGGGCAGTGGGAGCTTTTGAAACTTCTTGATGCTGAGTGTAATAGACTGGGACTTGTTTCTGAGCTTGATGAAAATGGGTATCTGTATGTTTTTCTTCCTGCTTCTTCCGGTTGTGAGGATGTACGGACCGTAGCGTTCTTTAGCCATGTGGACACAGCAGAGGATGCTCCCGGAGAAATTGTAAATCCAATTGTGCATGATAATTATGACGGAGGGCCTGTAAGACTAAAGAATGGGACGATTTTACCGGAGGAGTCTCCCGAGCTATTGCTCTATAAAGGTGATACCATTGTAACCTCGGACGGGACTTCTTTGCTTGGGGCTGATGATAAAGCTGGATTGGCTGCTATTGTTTCTGCTCTTGATTTTCTTCTTTCTCATCCTGAGATAAAACATGGTCCTGTTTTATTTGTTGCTACTCCCGATGAGGAATCTGGCAGAGGTACTAGTGGGTTGGATTATAATAGGATAAAAGGCTGTGCCTGTTATACTATGGATGCCGGTCTTGAAGGAGAGCTTGAGACAGATTGTTTCAATGCTGTAAAGGCAGAGCTTATTTTTAAAGGTGTACCAGTGCATCCTGGAACAGCAAGGGGGCTACTTGTCAATGCTGTAAGCATGGCAGCCTTGTTTGTTTCTATGCTTCCGCGTTCTGAGAGCCCAGAGGCTACGGACGAAGATTATGGTTTTTATCTGCCTTTGGCAATAAACGGTTCTGTTTCCGAGGCAAGATTGGAGCTTTTCCTACGGGATTTTGATTTTTCCGAGATAGAGAGGAGACAAGATGCTGTGCTTGCTTATGCAAAGGCTGTAGAAGCTTCTTTCCCGGGCGGTAGTGTACAGGTTGCTTTTACAACCCAATACAGGAATATGGGAGAATTCTCGGACAGGGACAGGCAGGTGATAGACTATGCAGTGATTGCTGTAAACAAAAGCTGTGGTAAGGTGCTGAGGAAAAAAATAAGGGGGGGTACCGATGGTGCAAGAATAGCAGAAGAGCTAAAAATGCCTGTTCCCAATATATTTACGGGCGCCATGCTTATGCATTCTGTGCATGAGTGGGTAGCACTTAGCGCAATGCAAAAAGCTGTGGAAACGATCATAAGGCTAACTAACATTTGGACAAAATCCGATAATAGTGGTATAATTTAA